The following proteins come from a genomic window of Ignisphaera sp.:
- a CDS encoding ParA family protein encodes MPKVIAIANYKGGVGKTTLASVVAATLSERFNRKVLVVDADPQANITEVFIPPTSFEKLLGYSKMQQKVFSIEWIAGSGEPVVYRVSDNLAIIPSKPEYIGLVKYVIVPAERVYSLRSDVDQRLSEFDYIVLDLPPQMYGLIGPLIKMADALISPVTKTSFALTALYYLIRDVRGSPPNDKPPFVGAVLTRFRTIEKINIDVYRRRTKRVVEEAYSSYGMKWELDGKIPSPVFENVFFAHPKLADIRALPFDPSENVRLLRVLRGKVKYSPSILLFVEPLVKEVEERVEIALKTLL; translated from the coding sequence GTGCCAAAGGTCATTGCTATAGCAAATTACAAGGGTGGTGTTGGAAAAACCACACTTGCTAGTGTTGTTGCAGCAACGCTTTCTGAGAGGTTTAATAGAAAGGTTCTTGTTGTTGATGCCGATCCCCAGGCAAATATAACAGAGGTTTTTATCCCACCTACAAGCTTTGAGAAGCTTCTAGGGTATTCCAAGATGCAGCAAAAGGTGTTCTCAATCGAGTGGATTGCTGGGTCTGGAGAGCCTGTAGTCTATAGGGTTAGCGATAATCTAGCGATTATACCATCGAAGCCTGAGTACATAGGTCTAGTTAAATATGTTATAGTGCCTGCTGAAAGGGTCTACAGCCTTAGGAGCGATGTTGATCAGAGGCTTTCAGAATTTGATTACATAGTCTTGGATCTTCCGCCACAGATGTATGGTTTGATAGGGCCTCTGATAAAAATGGCTGATGCCCTGATATCCCCTGTGACAAAGACTAGCTTTGCTTTGACAGCTCTATACTATCTGATTAGAGATGTTAGGGGCTCTCCACCAAATGATAAACCACCTTTTGTTGGGGCTGTCTTGACTAGATTTAGAACTATTGAGAAGATAAATATCGATGTTTATAGAAGGAGGACTAAAAGGGTTGTGGAAGAGGCTTACTCCTCCTATGGAATGAAGTGGGAGCTTGATGGCAAGATACCTTCACCTGTATTCGAAAACGTGTTTTTTGCACATCCAAAATTGGCTGATATAAGGGCTCTGCCATTTGACCCTAGCGAGAATGTTAGGCTTTTAAGGGTTTTGAGGGGGAAGGTGAAGTACTCACCGAGTATACTATTATTTGTGGAGCCTCTTGTCAAGGAGGTTGAGGAGAGGGTTGAAATAGCCCTAAAAACGCTACTGTAG
- a CDS encoding nitroreductase family protein: MSETETLIKFLLTRRSIRRFKKDPVPLDVVKRILDVARYAPSAGNRQPWIFIVVSDSEIKSKLAKIHRWTYPLEEAPMGIVVACNRDVSPDSYHVDCANATMYIMLAAHAYGLGTVWLQTLRNVEDIQKILNLPANYIPVSMLAVGYPAESPSPKPRKDLKEIAYLNSFGNTLQ, from the coding sequence ATGTCAGAGACGGAAACTCTTATAAAGTTTTTGCTGACGAGAAGAAGTATAAGGAGGTTTAAGAAGGATCCTGTTCCTCTAGATGTTGTGAAGAGGATTCTAGATGTTGCTAGGTATGCTCCAAGTGCTGGAAATAGACAGCCATGGATATTCATTGTCGTTTCCGATTCTGAGATCAAGAGTAAACTCGCAAAGATCCATCGATGGACGTATCCATTAGAGGAGGCGCCAATGGGTATAGTAGTAGCATGTAATAGGGATGTTTCGCCCGATTCTTATCATGTTGACTGTGCAAATGCGACAATGTACATAATGCTGGCTGCGCATGCATATGGTCTTGGAACTGTGTGGCTGCAAACGCTTAGAAATGTTGAAGATATTCAGAAAATACTTAACTTGCCAGCTAACTATATACCGGTTTCAATGCTTGCAGTTGGGTATCCAGCAGAATCGCCATCTCCAAAGCCTAGGAAGGATCTCAAGGAGATTGCATATCTAAACTCATTTGGAAATACACTACAGTAG
- a CDS encoding LysE family transporter, with translation MDPLVSLAIQTIIVTPSGALSPGPLTVATMSIGAKSGWRGGALVAFGHMLFELPYVVLLTAMFSKVEEVLSSSVGGVIAVSGTIIILYFAYMLLRDSIKGFKMGNSQKRDYGNPIVVGFLFTALNIFFLMWWISIGMSLISSIASLGLSSILVMYPAHVWMDFLWLATVAEATRRGSRFLGEKGYRALLGAFGILLILFSFNIIMKRFLGMGIMP, from the coding sequence ATGGATCCTCTGGTCTCGCTGGCCATACAGACAATTATAGTGACACCCTCTGGCGCTCTAAGCCCTGGCCCTCTAACAGTGGCAACAATGTCTATTGGTGCAAAAAGTGGTTGGAGAGGTGGTGCCTTAGTGGCTTTTGGGCATATGCTGTTTGAGCTTCCATACGTTGTTCTACTCACTGCAATGTTTAGCAAAGTGGAAGAGGTTCTCTCAAGCTCTGTAGGCGGAGTTATAGCGGTTAGCGGAACAATAATAATACTGTATTTTGCGTACATGCTACTAAGAGACTCCATAAAAGGCTTTAAGATGGGCAATAGCCAAAAGCGTGACTATGGCAACCCGATTGTCGTTGGCTTTCTCTTCACAGCTCTAAACATATTCTTCTTGATGTGGTGGATAAGCATAGGAATGTCGCTTATCTCATCCATAGCCTCTCTAGGACTCTCATCGATTCTCGTTATGTATCCTGCCCACGTCTGGATGGACTTCCTTTGGCTGGCTACAGTAGCTGAGGCCACTAGAAGAGGGTCTAGATTCCTTGGCGAAAAAGGCTATAGAGCTTTGCTGGGAGCCTTCGGCATTCTACTAATACTGTTCTCCTTCAACATCATTATGAAGAGGTTTCTTGGAATGGGAATAATGCCCTAA
- a CDS encoding tryptophan--tRNA ligase, translated as MELEETHVTPWEAEAFVDYDKLVKIFGAKPLTDKEASMLAEVAGETHSMVRRRVFYSHRDFDIFLEVFKSGKRCALYTGRGPSGHTHLGHILPWIFTKWLQDRLGLELFFQMTDDEKYWHGDLGSLEEFNSLAYENILDLAALGLDPAKTHVIIDSEDIGFLYPIAIRVAKKITYSTQRATFGFTDSTNIGMIFYPVLQMSVAFLPTELYQEHVMVLIPAGIDQDPYWRIARDIAPSLNYPKPTQIHNKLLPGLGIGGKMSSSKPETAVYTTDPPEIAMQKIMRSYTGGQPTAELQRKYGGNPDACPVYKMYEMLFEDDDKKLLERYHACKTGALLCGECKKELAERVAKFLRDHQEKRRRAVDQVEKYLIRHKFDVPKIRR; from the coding sequence GTGGAGCTTGAGGAAACACATGTAACACCATGGGAAGCAGAGGCCTTTGTAGATTATGACAAGCTTGTAAAGATATTTGGGGCAAAGCCTCTAACAGATAAAGAGGCTTCTATGCTAGCAGAGGTTGCTGGGGAAACCCATTCAATGGTGAGGAGAAGAGTCTTCTACTCTCATAGAGATTTTGACATCTTTCTAGAGGTCTTTAAATCTGGGAAAAGATGTGCTCTGTACACAGGTAGAGGACCTTCTGGGCACACCCACCTTGGGCATATACTGCCATGGATTTTCACAAAATGGCTACAGGATAGACTTGGTCTAGAGCTTTTCTTCCAGATGACTGACGATGAGAAATACTGGCATGGGGACTTGGGCTCTCTAGAGGAGTTCAACAGTCTTGCATATGAGAATATACTGGATCTAGCTGCTCTAGGGCTTGACCCGGCAAAGACTCATGTGATAATAGACTCGGAAGACATCGGGTTTCTCTACCCCATTGCAATAAGAGTTGCAAAGAAAATAACCTATTCAACGCAGAGAGCTACATTCGGATTTACAGACTCTACGAATATTGGAATGATATTCTATCCAGTTCTCCAAATGTCTGTAGCGTTTTTGCCAACGGAGCTTTACCAAGAGCATGTAATGGTCTTGATCCCTGCTGGGATAGACCAAGACCCCTACTGGAGAATTGCAAGAGATATTGCACCATCCCTAAACTATCCAAAGCCAACACAAATACACAACAAGCTTCTTCCAGGTCTTGGAATAGGCGGCAAGATGTCGTCTTCAAAGCCAGAGACAGCTGTATACACCACAGACCCACCTGAAATAGCGATGCAAAAAATTATGAGGTCCTATACAGGAGGTCAGCCAACAGCAGAGCTGCAGAGGAAATATGGTGGCAATCCAGATGCCTGTCCAGTCTACAAAATGTATGAAATGTTATTTGAAGATGATGACAAGAAACTCTTGGAGAGATACCATGCATGCAAAACTGGTGCACTACTCTGTGGAGAGTGTAAAAAAGAGCTGGCAGAGAGGGTGGCAAAGTTTCTTAGAGATCACCAAGAGAAGAGGAGAAGAGCTGTGGATCAAGTGGAGAAATATCTAATCAGACACAAATTTGATGTCCCAAAGATCAGAAGGTAG
- a CDS encoding DUF120 domain-containing protein → MEMVELRGKVVKGIGEGRKYVEIYSMEIEKTLGFKPFPGTLNVLLDKESIHKIVFIYNTKPYAIIKPPFNGLADVYVWKCYIAKSGNSDKMESYIVRSAKTVHDVSVVELISSECIRKRLGLSDDDAVEIVVLLESTF, encoded by the coding sequence ATGGAGATGGTAGAGCTTAGAGGAAAAGTAGTTAAAGGTATTGGCGAGGGGAGGAAATATGTTGAGATATATAGCATGGAGATAGAGAAGACGCTTGGCTTTAAACCATTCCCAGGAACACTAAATGTACTGCTTGACAAAGAGTCTATACACAAAATAGTGTTCATCTATAACACAAAGCCCTACGCAATAATAAAACCGCCGTTCAACGGTCTAGCAGATGTATATGTGTGGAAATGCTACATAGCAAAGAGTGGTAACTCAGACAAGATGGAGTCGTATATAGTGAGATCCGCGAAAACTGTGCATGATGTTAGCGTTGTAGAGCTTATATCAAGTGAATGTATTAGAAAGAGGCTTGGGCTATCTGACGACGACGCTGTGGAAATAGTAGTTCTGCTTGAATCTACCTTCTGA
- a CDS encoding purine-nucleoside phosphorylase → MRRLTGPIHIKARRGDVAERVIIAGDPARVDQVAKMLENPRIVNTNRGFTIYTGSYKGVPISVAVHGVGHPSSMLVVEELAMLGAKVVVRFGTCGAMVKGLRIGDIVIPTAAAYYPGGAFYQYLKENVCTATAPSFEVLKILVEETQKVGVNYVLGPVVSSDAFYAEDPEFVRKWTSRGVVAVEMECAGLFMLGAMRNLKTGALLMVSDSLVEELGFASAEELKGYVDRAARIVLEALTRVSV, encoded by the coding sequence GTGAGAAGATTGACCGGGCCTATACATATAAAGGCTAGGAGAGGGGATGTTGCAGAGAGGGTAATAATTGCTGGAGACCCTGCAAGAGTAGACCAGGTTGCTAAAATGCTTGAGAATCCTAGGATAGTTAATACGAATAGGGGTTTCACAATATATACTGGCTCATATAAAGGCGTTCCAATATCTGTTGCTGTCCATGGCGTTGGTCATCCATCCTCTATGCTGGTTGTTGAAGAGTTGGCAATGCTGGGAGCAAAGGTTGTTGTCAGATTTGGCACTTGTGGGGCGATGGTTAAGGGGCTTAGAATAGGCGATATAGTTATCCCAACAGCTGCTGCCTACTACCCTGGGGGTGCGTTCTACCAGTATCTAAAAGAGAATGTGTGCACAGCAACAGCGCCGAGCTTCGAGGTTCTGAAGATCCTTGTTGAAGAGACTCAGAAGGTTGGTGTAAACTATGTTCTAGGACCTGTCGTCAGTAGCGATGCTTTCTATGCTGAGGACCCCGAGTTCGTTAGGAAGTGGACGAGCAGAGGTGTTGTAGCTGTTGAGATGGAGTGTGCAGGTCTCTTCATGCTGGGCGCCATGAGAAATCTGAAGACAGGAGCACTACTAATGGTTAGCGACTCTCTCGTAGAGGAACTTGGCTTTGCATCAGCTGAGGAGCTGAAAGGCTATGTTGATAGGGCGGCTAGAATAGTTTTAGAGGCTCTTACAAGGGTTAGCGTATAA
- a CDS encoding ATP-binding protein, producing MWSWNPRDIGRLVGVITSGARASLAPVRISRDAMDYVKDEMLAIVDDFLEGRRFLGVFKSGTKKDLAIDANALPTVFDPGKSHSFSAPLMHSYVEIIGEISPGGGIFLSFAIPRPGSHVYTVEGGDILSGILKLPQGLFIGYHKFANLEINVNPIALDYHIAVLGATGSGKSRLVKAIIEEVLRKTPNYRIIIFDHTGVDYADSSRWIGFESSISVIDSSNIVLEPDVIADIIVDQMGLRRSEYQDYVYGAVIEYIRGVVEELENPLQQAKTRSFGRRNGDIELGELLKKYREFSSKGLFKWDFKQFVKVLETYLQAMNARQQTVEKMRLLLYTRVGKAFFEQNLSRRSTVVDDVVADLFNSTKKVVIIDLSTEVEYAAKNAIVYQFVKKIWDTILYRRSRANIIAVVDEAHNYCCAYGCEPAKDIIARTSREGRKWGFGLILSSQRVIDLAPEIRGNINTVFFSRMQTSGDYNELRNWLEGVEYMEYTLPLLSPREFFFTGLGNPLRRPLLVRVRDVA from the coding sequence TTGTGGAGTTGGAATCCTAGGGATATTGGTAGACTTGTCGGTGTCATAACATCTGGTGCTAGGGCTTCTCTGGCACCTGTTAGAATATCTAGAGATGCGATGGACTATGTGAAGGATGAGATGCTGGCAATAGTGGATGATTTCCTAGAGGGTAGGAGGTTTCTCGGAGTATTTAAGAGTGGCACTAAAAAGGATCTTGCTATAGATGCTAATGCACTTCCAACAGTTTTCGACCCTGGGAAAAGCCATAGCTTCTCAGCACCTCTCATGCATAGCTATGTCGAGATTATAGGGGAGATAAGCCCTGGTGGTGGAATATTTCTGAGTTTCGCTATTCCAAGACCTGGTAGCCATGTTTATACGGTTGAGGGGGGAGATATATTATCAGGTATACTAAAGCTTCCCCAGGGACTTTTCATAGGTTATCATAAGTTCGCTAATCTCGAGATAAATGTCAATCCAATTGCATTAGACTATCACATAGCTGTTTTAGGTGCAACAGGATCTGGAAAATCTAGATTAGTGAAAGCAATTATAGAAGAGGTTTTGAGGAAGACACCAAACTATAGAATAATAATATTTGATCACACAGGTGTTGACTACGCTGACTCGTCTAGGTGGATAGGCTTTGAAAGCTCAATATCAGTTATAGACTCTTCAAATATTGTTCTAGAGCCAGATGTTATAGCTGATATAATTGTTGATCAGATGGGTTTGAGGAGATCCGAGTACCAAGATTATGTCTATGGGGCTGTGATAGAGTATATTAGGGGTGTTGTTGAGGAGCTGGAAAATCCATTGCAACAGGCAAAGACAAGGAGTTTCGGGAGAAGAAATGGGGATATAGAGCTTGGGGAGTTGCTGAAAAAGTATAGAGAGTTCAGCTCAAAGGGGTTGTTCAAATGGGACTTTAAACAATTTGTCAAGGTTCTCGAAACATATCTGCAAGCTATGAATGCTAGACAACAAACAGTTGAAAAAATGAGGCTATTGCTATACACAAGGGTTGGCAAGGCATTTTTCGAGCAAAACCTGTCTAGAAGATCAACAGTTGTTGATGATGTTGTCGCAGATCTTTTCAACAGCACAAAGAAGGTTGTAATAATCGATTTATCGACAGAAGTAGAGTATGCTGCTAAGAATGCTATTGTATATCAATTTGTTAAGAAGATCTGGGACACTATTCTATATAGGAGGAGTAGAGCCAACATAATCGCTGTTGTTGATGAGGCTCACAACTATTGCTGTGCCTATGGATGTGAGCCTGCCAAAGACATTATTGCTAGGACTAGTAGAGAGGGTAGGAAATGGGGATTCGGACTAATCCTATCATCGCAGAGAGTCATAGATCTTGCACCAGAGATTAGAGGAAACATAAACACTGTTTTCTTCTCGCGTATGCAGACATCTGGAGACTATAATGAGTTGAGGAATTGGCTTGAGGGTGTGGAGTATATGGAGTATACACTTCCACTTCTATCGCCAAGAGAATTCTTCTTCACAGGGCTTGGCAATCCACTTAGAAGACCGTTGCTGGTGAGGGTCAGGGATGTTGCATGA
- a CDS encoding DNA double-strand break repair nuclease NurA, which translates to MLHEDEEISGKSIELTDENPELTTALVEAAKDIVSKVYASYAKPALENRDKIRRFLEIRRFPGSAEQGGRIVVAVDSTWSKPTLEVVSGVFGVIVSGYVVVGPSGTSSYEICRVSSIVGNSEKYVNTAIEVYAKTLEYDTALKALDKHSYADMVMLDGSLYFSTRPSFFNPAKHVDESCLENIKEIDELISIGSSKLLRLFKKASDLGIPVVGVVKRVSSRFIASYIEELDNELARLLRRLNDKVILSYVLEPGEFTVISSYLDIFKKHLNIMKRSSKASKQKRIQAILDVLETCSSGKAVDELKNLCDVMRETAIVFYKPVSDMVYPQAIRLDVYPRSRIEEVIEYVTHNTSQNAVPIPIDYADRFIRLETASLKRLYRLIMAYGAEAGGDAQIALGLTNPQKSYLFT; encoded by the coding sequence ATGTTGCATGAAGATGAAGAGATTTCTGGAAAATCAATAGAGCTCACAGACGAAAACCCTGAGTTGACAACGGCTCTAGTTGAGGCTGCAAAGGATATTGTAAGCAAGGTCTATGCTAGTTATGCTAAGCCTGCTCTAGAGAATAGGGATAAAATTAGAAGATTTCTCGAGATTAGGAGGTTCCCTGGATCCGCAGAACAGGGTGGTAGAATAGTCGTAGCTGTTGATAGTACATGGAGCAAACCAACACTAGAGGTAGTGTCCGGAGTCTTCGGCGTTATAGTCTCTGGATATGTTGTTGTCGGCCCAAGTGGCACCTCATCATATGAGATATGCAGGGTATCATCGATCGTTGGAAACAGCGAGAAATATGTGAATACAGCCATAGAAGTTTATGCAAAGACTTTAGAGTATGACACAGCTTTAAAGGCCCTAGATAAACATAGTTATGCTGATATGGTTATGCTTGACGGCTCTCTCTACTTCTCTACCCGCCCTTCGTTCTTTAACCCAGCTAAACATGTCGATGAGAGTTGCCTAGAAAATATCAAAGAAATCGACGAGCTCATATCTATAGGGTCATCAAAGTTGTTGAGGTTATTTAAAAAGGCATCTGATCTTGGAATACCTGTAGTTGGAGTTGTTAAAAGGGTTTCAAGCAGGTTTATAGCATCCTATATCGAGGAGCTTGACAACGAGCTTGCTAGGCTATTGAGGAGACTAAATGACAAGGTTATACTTAGCTATGTTCTTGAGCCAGGAGAATTCACTGTTATAAGCAGCTATCTGGATATATTTAAGAAGCATCTCAACATAATGAAAAGATCGTCAAAAGCATCAAAACAGAAAAGGATACAAGCAATACTGGATGTGCTTGAAACGTGTTCGAGTGGAAAAGCTGTTGATGAATTAAAGAATCTCTGTGATGTTATGAGAGAAACTGCTATAGTCTTCTACAAACCGGTTAGCGATATGGTATATCCCCAGGCTATAAGACTAGATGTGTATCCAAGGTCAAGAATAGAAGAAGTCATAGAATATGTAACGCATAACACATCTCAAAATGCTGTACCAATACCAATAGACTATGCTGATAGATTCATAAGACTTGAAACAGCATCGTTGAAGAGACTGTATAGACTCATCATGGCATATGGTGCTGAGGCTGGAGGCGATGCACAAATAGCACTTGGTTTAACAAATCCTCAGAAAAGCTATTTATTTACCTAA
- a CDS encoding winged helix-turn-helix transcriptional regulator, protein MIRALPSLLLIALFVLFIAGTSTSVTGVASLKPLTHIYIDSNGIAHVRIEMSLSIGVNTVVLPVAPVIETITVVLGGQELPFLYDDKSNTLYIVSTVNASCVVDYVANVSIKDNVFSLSLSREYVYRLYLAPNIILLTVPNNISYYGYVNNSILYIEFSDEPTINYIVKEPTQSQQFTTPATAPKTFQPLPHIVFIIIGVALGAAALFILYLYMSRARSRGERELELLSDIDLAILKSLEKRGGSALQSELQKDVPVPRTTLWRHVKKLEKLGYVRIEKVGLQNKVVLVKKPRSSS, encoded by the coding sequence TTGATCAGAGCACTACCCTCTTTGCTTCTTATAGCATTATTTGTGTTGTTCATAGCTGGCACAAGCACAAGTGTTACCGGTGTAGCTTCTTTAAAACCCCTTACACACATTTATATAGACTCTAACGGTATTGCCCATGTAAGAATAGAGATGAGTTTAAGCATTGGTGTAAACACTGTTGTCCTGCCTGTGGCGCCTGTTATTGAGACTATCACCGTCGTTTTAGGCGGCCAAGAGTTGCCGTTTCTCTATGACGATAAATCAAATACTCTCTATATAGTCTCAACAGTCAATGCAAGTTGTGTTGTTGACTATGTGGCGAATGTTAGTATTAAGGATAACGTCTTTTCCCTTTCTCTATCTAGGGAATATGTGTACAGATTGTATCTAGCCCCGAACATAATTTTGCTAACTGTGCCAAACAATATTTCCTATTATGGCTACGTCAACAACTCTATACTCTACATAGAATTCTCAGACGAGCCCACAATAAATTATATTGTTAAGGAGCCTACACAATCACAACAATTTACTACCCCAGCAACTGCGCCAAAAACCTTTCAACCATTGCCACACATCGTCTTCATAATCATTGGTGTGGCACTAGGAGCAGCCGCGCTCTTCATACTCTATCTGTATATGTCTAGAGCTAGAAGTAGAGGAGAAAGAGAGTTGGAACTTCTAAGCGATATCGATTTAGCTATTCTGAAAAGCCTTGAAAAAAGAGGTGGATCGGCACTTCAATCAGAGTTGCAGAAAGACGTTCCTGTTCCGAGAACCACGTTGTGGAGGCATGTGAAAAAACTTGAGAAGCTTGGCTATGTGAGGATAGAGAAGGTTGGGTTGCAAAACAAGGTGGTTTTAGTTAAGAAACCTCGCTCGAGCTCTTAA
- a CDS encoding molybdenum cofactor biosynthesis protein MoaE, with protein sequence MKIRIKLFSLFRDIFNSNEIEIQVEKSSITIEELRDILIRINPRMREILNYIDPIIMVNGIVADMNTKISERDEIALLPPVSGGSKHVSVKLFVDDRDVDIESKIRDILANLSGEGIGAIAIFVGVVKDVVDGYRVRELVYDAYEPYATKALERIAMEESVNENIKAIEIMHRVGVAKPGEKTLCIIVASRNRKEALETLTKVLERVKHEVPIFKLEKREDGEYYVIGDGKRVKSSSEVS encoded by the coding sequence ATGAAGATCAGAATAAAATTGTTTTCCCTTTTTAGAGATATTTTCAACTCAAATGAAATTGAGATACAAGTGGAAAAAAGTAGTATAACTATCGAAGAGCTAAGGGATATTCTAATTAGAATTAATCCTAGGATGAGGGAAATTTTAAATTACATCGATCCAATTATCATGGTCAATGGAATTGTTGCTGATATGAATACCAAAATCAGTGAGAGAGACGAAATAGCCCTTCTACCACCTGTATCAGGCGGCTCAAAACATGTTAGTGTCAAGCTCTTTGTAGATGATCGGGATGTGGACATAGAGTCTAAGATTAGAGACATTTTGGCGAATCTTAGTGGTGAGGGTATAGGAGCAATAGCAATTTTTGTTGGTGTTGTCAAGGATGTTGTAGATGGGTATAGGGTTAGAGAACTTGTTTACGATGCTTACGAACCTTATGCCACAAAGGCCTTGGAGAGGATAGCTATGGAGGAGAGTGTTAATGAGAACATCAAAGCGATTGAGATTATGCATAGAGTTGGTGTTGCTAAACCTGGTGAAAAAACCCTTTGTATAATAGTTGCTTCGAGGAATAGAAAAGAGGCGTTAGAGACTTTGACGAAGGTTTTAGAGAGGGTTAAGCATGAGGTTCCTATATTCAAGCTTGAGAAGAGAGAGGATGGAGAATACTATGTAATTGGAGATGGTAAGAGGGTTAAGAGCTCGAGCGAGGTTTCTTAA
- a CDS encoding rhamnulokinase family protein: MDKIVILAFDLGASSCRAMIGFVDEKEKTISVEELYRWPNFMVKVGDSLYWDVLRIWHEMKTAIKLAYRKYGKDLVSIGVDTWGIDFALLDERGMLIENPHTYRDPRTEGMMEEIFKRVPKEKIYERTGIQFIRINTLYQIFSMVYYNDPKLRIAKTFLMIPDLFNYWLTGEKFAEYTEATTTQFLDPGAKKWTFDILEVLGVPTHIFPDVIEPGTRIGKINPKLASELDIPKEIDVVAPATHDTASAIAAGPMVSEDVGYVSSGTWSLVGVELPHPLINRKAMEYNYTNEGGAFNTITFLRNVQGMWIVEEIRRVLADKGQQPSYEEILKMAQEAKPFTAFIDPDYEGFIAPENMIDAIMSYLEKTGQKKPQGLGELFRIVFESLALKYRLVFEQAEDLLGRRLRGINIFGGGSRNWFLNQLTADFTNKVVYAGPEEATSIGNVLLQVAGLGIIKSLKELREYVRNSYKVRVFEPRHGGEHEEAYERFLNIIGYAR, encoded by the coding sequence ATGGACAAAATAGTGATTTTAGCATTTGACCTTGGCGCATCCAGCTGTAGAGCAATGATAGGTTTCGTAGATGAGAAGGAGAAGACTATTAGTGTTGAAGAGCTTTATAGATGGCCAAACTTTATGGTGAAAGTTGGTGACAGTCTCTACTGGGATGTTCTAAGGATATGGCATGAGATGAAGACTGCAATTAAACTTGCATATAGAAAGTATGGCAAGGATCTTGTTTCGATAGGTGTTGATACTTGGGGCATAGACTTTGCTTTACTAGATGAGAGAGGGATGCTTATAGAAAATCCACATACCTATAGAGATCCGAGGACCGAGGGTATGATGGAAGAGATTTTCAAGAGAGTCCCTAAGGAGAAAATATATGAGAGAACAGGTATACAATTCATAAGAATAAACACCTTGTATCAGATATTCTCCATGGTCTACTATAATGATCCAAAACTTAGAATAGCTAAGACATTCCTCATGATACCAGACCTCTTTAACTACTGGTTAACAGGCGAAAAATTTGCTGAATACACAGAAGCCACAACAACACAGTTCCTCGACCCAGGCGCAAAGAAATGGACATTCGACATTTTAGAGGTTTTGGGTGTTCCCACACACATATTCCCAGATGTTATAGAGCCTGGAACAAGGATTGGAAAGATAAATCCGAAGCTTGCCTCTGAACTCGACATACCAAAGGAAATAGATGTTGTTGCACCTGCTACACATGACACAGCTTCAGCCATTGCAGCAGGGCCCATGGTCTCCGAGGATGTTGGCTATGTAAGTTCTGGAACATGGTCTCTGGTTGGTGTTGAACTTCCCCACCCACTAATCAACAGAAAAGCTATGGAGTACAACTATACTAACGAGGGTGGGGCATTCAACACAATAACGTTTCTGAGAAATGTGCAGGGTATGTGGATAGTTGAGGAAATTAGAAGGGTTTTGGCTGACAAAGGCCAGCAACCATCATATGAAGAGATTTTGAAAATGGCTCAAGAGGCAAAGCCATTCACAGCCTTTATCGACCCAGACTACGAAGGGTTTATAGCACCAGAAAACATGATAGACGCGATAATGTCTTATCTTGAGAAAACCGGGCAGAAAAAGCCTCAGGGACTTGGAGAACTATTTAGAATTGTTTTCGAGAGCCTCGCCTTAAAGTATCGACTTGTCTTTGAACAAGCTGAGGATCTTCTTGGAAGAAGGCTCAGGGGGATAAACATATTTGGCGGGGGCTCTAGAAACTGGTTCTTGAACCAGCTAACAGCCGATTTCACAAACAAGGTTGTTTATGCCGGTCCTGAGGAGGCAACATCTATAGGAAATGTCCTTCTACAGGTTGCTGGACTTGGTATAATAAAGTCATTGAAAGAGCTTAGAGAATATGTTAGAAACTCCTACAAAGTTAGAGTTTTTGAACCTAGACATGGCGGAGAACATGAAGAGGCTTACGAAAGATTTTTGAATATAATAGGCTATGCGAGGTGA